A window of Apium graveolens cultivar Ventura chromosome 8, ASM990537v1, whole genome shotgun sequence contains these coding sequences:
- the LOC141677493 gene encoding endonuclease III homolog 1, chloroplastic-like isoform X1 yields MRVTSVVRNWKLIASFGPTQMKKEYTTRLPSSSSNNSPSGSFYPSVRATNKRVNKSLQISAGDNEELKPVQLSGLPDIEDLANKKTSKIPRLQKSKSASGSHVPDAGVSSIRRTEKPPANWEKVVEEIGKMTVDVERFEFMGVGEAGSSLPPKERRFAVLVSGLLSSLTKEHINHGAVQRLVKNDLLTAVSIEKADEDTIKSLIYPVAFYTRKASNMKKIASICLSKYDGDIPSTLEELLRLPGVGPKIAHLIMNIAWRDIQGICVDTHVHRISNRLGWVSEKGTNQKTKSPEETRESLERWLPKEWWVPINPLLVGFGQSICTPLRPKCGKCSITDLCPSAFKEDSAPKSAPKRSQKSAPKKSQKKKNLS; encoded by the exons ATGAGAGTAACATCAGTTGTTAGAAACTGGAAGTTGATTGCTAGTTTTGGTCCCACTCAAATGAAGAAAGAGTACACCACAAGACTCCCCTCCTCTTCCTCCAATAACAGTCCTTCGGGTTCATTCT ATCCTAGTGTTCGTGCTACAAATAAGAGAGTTAACAAAAGTCTTCAAATCTCGGCTGGGGATAATGAGGAGCTTAAACCCGTTCAA CTTTCTGGTCTACCTGATATTGAAGACTTAGCAAACAAGAAGACTAGTAAAATTCCCCGATTAC AAAAATCCAAATCTGCATCAGGTTCTCACGTACCTGATGCAGGAGTCTCTTCCATTCGGAGGACAG AGAAACCACCTGCAAACTGGGAAAAGGTCGTCGAAGAGATAGGCAAAATGACTGTTGATGTTGAACGATTTGAATTTATGGGAGTTGGGGAAGCTGGCAGCTCATTACCTCCCAAG GAAAGGAGATTTGCTGTGTTGGTATCTGGACTTCTCTCAAGCCTAACCAAGGAGCATATCAACCATG GAGCCGTTCAGCGTCTCGTTAAAAATGATCTCCTCACTGCAGTTTCTATTGAGAAGGCCGATGAAGATACCATTAAGAGCCTGATATACCCT GTGGCCTTCTATACAAGAAAAGCTAGCAACATGAAAAAAATTGCTAGCATATGTCTTTCGAAGTACGATGGTGATATTCCTAGTACACTTGAAGAATTGCTTCGACTTCCGGGAGTTGGTCCTAAAATAGCTCATTTG ATTATGAATATAGCATGGAGAGATATTCAAGGGATATGTGTAGACACTCACGTGCATCGTATCAGTAATAGACTTGGTTGGGTTTCAGAAAAGGGCACAAATCAG AAAACTAAATCGCCTGAGGAGACCAGAGAGTCCCTGGAAAGATGGCTTCCGAAGGAATGGTGGGTTCCAATCAATCCTCTTTTG GTTGGATTTGGGCAGAGTATATGTACACCGCTTAGACCTAAATGTGGAAAATGCAGTATTACTGATTTATGTCCTTCTGCATTTAAAGAAGATTCAGCTCCGAAATCAGCACCTAAAAGATCCCAGAAATCAGCACCCAAAAAATCCCAGAAGAAGAAAAACCTTTCATGA
- the LOC141677493 gene encoding endonuclease III homolog 1, chloroplastic-like isoform X3, which produces MRVTSVVRNWKLIASFGPTQMKKEYTTRLPSSSSNNSPSGSFYPSVRATNKRVNKSLQISAGDNEELKPVQLSGLPDIEDLANKKTSKIPRLQKPPANWEKVVEEIGKMTVDVERFEFMGVGEAGSSLPPKERRFAVLVSGLLSSLTKEHINHGAVQRLVKNDLLTAVSIEKADEDTIKSLIYPVAFYTRKASNMKKIASICLSKYDGDIPSTLEELLRLPGVGPKIAHLIMNIAWRDIQGICVDTHVHRISNRLGWVSEKGTNQKTKSPEETRESLERWLPKEWWVPINPLLVGFGQSICTPLRPKCGKCSITDLCPSAFKEDSAPKSAPKRSQKSAPKKSQKKKNLS; this is translated from the exons ATGAGAGTAACATCAGTTGTTAGAAACTGGAAGTTGATTGCTAGTTTTGGTCCCACTCAAATGAAGAAAGAGTACACCACAAGACTCCCCTCCTCTTCCTCCAATAACAGTCCTTCGGGTTCATTCT ATCCTAGTGTTCGTGCTACAAATAAGAGAGTTAACAAAAGTCTTCAAATCTCGGCTGGGGATAATGAGGAGCTTAAACCCGTTCAA CTTTCTGGTCTACCTGATATTGAAGACTTAGCAAACAAGAAGACTAGTAAAATTCCCCGATTAC AGAAACCACCTGCAAACTGGGAAAAGGTCGTCGAAGAGATAGGCAAAATGACTGTTGATGTTGAACGATTTGAATTTATGGGAGTTGGGGAAGCTGGCAGCTCATTACCTCCCAAG GAAAGGAGATTTGCTGTGTTGGTATCTGGACTTCTCTCAAGCCTAACCAAGGAGCATATCAACCATG GAGCCGTTCAGCGTCTCGTTAAAAATGATCTCCTCACTGCAGTTTCTATTGAGAAGGCCGATGAAGATACCATTAAGAGCCTGATATACCCT GTGGCCTTCTATACAAGAAAAGCTAGCAACATGAAAAAAATTGCTAGCATATGTCTTTCGAAGTACGATGGTGATATTCCTAGTACACTTGAAGAATTGCTTCGACTTCCGGGAGTTGGTCCTAAAATAGCTCATTTG ATTATGAATATAGCATGGAGAGATATTCAAGGGATATGTGTAGACACTCACGTGCATCGTATCAGTAATAGACTTGGTTGGGTTTCAGAAAAGGGCACAAATCAG AAAACTAAATCGCCTGAGGAGACCAGAGAGTCCCTGGAAAGATGGCTTCCGAAGGAATGGTGGGTTCCAATCAATCCTCTTTTG GTTGGATTTGGGCAGAGTATATGTACACCGCTTAGACCTAAATGTGGAAAATGCAGTATTACTGATTTATGTCCTTCTGCATTTAAAGAAGATTCAGCTCCGAAATCAGCACCTAAAAGATCCCAGAAATCAGCACCCAAAAAATCCCAGAAGAAGAAAAACCTTTCATGA
- the LOC141677493 gene encoding endonuclease III homolog 1, chloroplastic-like isoform X2, with product MRVTSVVRNWKLIASFGPTQMKKEYTTRLPSSSSNNSPSDPSVRATNKRVNKSLQISAGDNEELKPVQLSGLPDIEDLANKKTSKIPRLQKSKSASGSHVPDAGVSSIRRTEKPPANWEKVVEEIGKMTVDVERFEFMGVGEAGSSLPPKERRFAVLVSGLLSSLTKEHINHGAVQRLVKNDLLTAVSIEKADEDTIKSLIYPVAFYTRKASNMKKIASICLSKYDGDIPSTLEELLRLPGVGPKIAHLIMNIAWRDIQGICVDTHVHRISNRLGWVSEKGTNQKTKSPEETRESLERWLPKEWWVPINPLLVGFGQSICTPLRPKCGKCSITDLCPSAFKEDSAPKSAPKRSQKSAPKKSQKKKNLS from the exons ATGAGAGTAACATCAGTTGTTAGAAACTGGAAGTTGATTGCTAGTTTTGGTCCCACTCAAATGAAGAAAGAGTACACCACAAGACTCCCCTCCTCTTCCTCCAATAACAGTCCTTCGG ATCCTAGTGTTCGTGCTACAAATAAGAGAGTTAACAAAAGTCTTCAAATCTCGGCTGGGGATAATGAGGAGCTTAAACCCGTTCAA CTTTCTGGTCTACCTGATATTGAAGACTTAGCAAACAAGAAGACTAGTAAAATTCCCCGATTAC AAAAATCCAAATCTGCATCAGGTTCTCACGTACCTGATGCAGGAGTCTCTTCCATTCGGAGGACAG AGAAACCACCTGCAAACTGGGAAAAGGTCGTCGAAGAGATAGGCAAAATGACTGTTGATGTTGAACGATTTGAATTTATGGGAGTTGGGGAAGCTGGCAGCTCATTACCTCCCAAG GAAAGGAGATTTGCTGTGTTGGTATCTGGACTTCTCTCAAGCCTAACCAAGGAGCATATCAACCATG GAGCCGTTCAGCGTCTCGTTAAAAATGATCTCCTCACTGCAGTTTCTATTGAGAAGGCCGATGAAGATACCATTAAGAGCCTGATATACCCT GTGGCCTTCTATACAAGAAAAGCTAGCAACATGAAAAAAATTGCTAGCATATGTCTTTCGAAGTACGATGGTGATATTCCTAGTACACTTGAAGAATTGCTTCGACTTCCGGGAGTTGGTCCTAAAATAGCTCATTTG ATTATGAATATAGCATGGAGAGATATTCAAGGGATATGTGTAGACACTCACGTGCATCGTATCAGTAATAGACTTGGTTGGGTTTCAGAAAAGGGCACAAATCAG AAAACTAAATCGCCTGAGGAGACCAGAGAGTCCCTGGAAAGATGGCTTCCGAAGGAATGGTGGGTTCCAATCAATCCTCTTTTG GTTGGATTTGGGCAGAGTATATGTACACCGCTTAGACCTAAATGTGGAAAATGCAGTATTACTGATTTATGTCCTTCTGCATTTAAAGAAGATTCAGCTCCGAAATCAGCACCTAAAAGATCCCAGAAATCAGCACCCAAAAAATCCCAGAAGAAGAAAAACCTTTCATGA